The sequence CCAGGCTTGTGGAGTAAAACCGTTTTGTTTAGCAGCTTGTTCCACTTTTTGCCCATGTTCATCAAGTCCTGTTACAAAATGCGTATCCATTCCCATGGCTTTATTGTATCTATTTATAACATCTGCTGCTATTGTTGTATATGCACTTCCTACATGAGGATCACCATTTACATAATATATTGGTGTACTTACAAAAAAATTCTTTTTCATTATCTTTCCCTTCCTATTTTTAAAATTCTATCTGATTATTTAAACTATTAATTCCATTTTTTACAATTTCTGTATATTTATCTAAATCTTCATCATCATCAATTAATATTGGTTCACCTAAAAAGATTTTTACCTTAGAAAAAGGTTTAGGTATTTCAAACTGATCCCAAGTCTTTTTCAATATCCACTTTTTACTATATGAAATTCCTACTGGAACAAGTGGTACAGAAGTTTTTTGAGACAGATATAGAAGGCCTTTTTTAGGCTTTTCTTTTGGACCCTTTGGTCCATCTAGTGGTGTTCCTATTGAATAGCCTTTTTTAAGATATTTTAAAAGTGATATTGTACTTGAAATTTGATTTTTATCAGATGAACCCCTTACTAAAATATAGCCCATTTTTTCAAGAGGAACAGAAATTAATTCTCCATCTTTTGTTGGACTTGACATTGCAAGCTTCTTTTCTACATTTCTAAAAAATATTGGAGTTATAAAAAGTTTACTATGCCAAAATCCATATATATGAGGTCTTTGCATGTCAATTCCATATTTATTTACGATTTCTATTTTTAAAGTAGAAGATATTATTCTTAACACATAATAAAGTAATGTTCCTAAAATTCTATATTTTTTATTCTCTTCCATAAACACCTCTTAAAAAAATTGGGCTGTTATAGTTAACCTTGCAACAGCCCTTTCACTTAAACTAACATTACTCTAAAATTATTCCTCAATTAGAATAAACCAGGAATATTTATTCCACCTGTTACTTTTGCCATTTCTCCTTCAGCTAATTCCTCAGCTTTAGCCATTGCATCTTTAACAGCTGTAAGTATTAAATCTTCTAACATTTCTTTATCATTTGCGGCATCTTTTAATATTTCGTCAGATAATTTTACTTCCATAAGTTCTTTTTGTCCATTTACTTTTACTGAAACGGCTCCGCCGCCAACTGATGAACTAACTTCTTTTGATTTTAATTGTTCTTGAACTTCTAACATCTGTTGTTGCATTACTTGTGCTTGTTTAACAATATCAGCTTGGTTTCCTCCTGCTGTTTTTGTTCCTTTTAGTTTTCTAACCATTTCTTTCTATCCTCCTAAAACTTTTACATATCTTTAATTATACACATATTTTATAAATAATTCAATATTTAATCTAAAACATCATAAGGTAAATATGTCACTGGTTTATTATACAAGTAATCTTTAAAAATCTTTTCTTTTACTAAATCTTTTGCATTCATTTTAATATATCTTGAATATTTTTTATAAATATTTCCTAATTCAAGCTTATCTTTTGCTATTACAATACCGTATTCATCCATATTGTTATCTTCTGCTATTGCATAGATAGTTTCATTCAATCCTCCAATTTCATCTGCTAAACCTATTTTTATAGCTTCATCTCCTGTCCAAATCCTACCTTCTGCAATAGTTTTTAATTTTTCCTTATCTATTCTTCTACCTTTTGATACAACGCTTAAGAAATCTTCATAGACTTTTAAGTTTGAATTATATATCTTATTATATTTTTTTTCTGTAAAACTATCTGCCGAATATAAATCAGAATATTCACCATCAGATATTTTTTCTATATTAACTCCATTATCAGTTATTAATTTTGAAAAATCTGGTAATATACTTACAACCCCAATAGAACCTGTTATTGTGTTTCTATCTACAAAAATTTTATGTGCATTTGTAGAGATATAATAACCACCAGAAGCTGCAACACTTGACATTGAAACATATACAGGTTTTTCTTCTGCTAACTCTTTAACTTTTTTTGCTATTATATCTGATGTTAAAGCAGAACCTCCAGGAGAATTTACTCTTAAAACAACTGCTTTCACTTTATTATTTTCTTTTGCTATATTCAATTTTTCCAAAGTTTCACTTACATTTATATTTTCTTCACCAGAAAAAACTTCTGTTTGTGATTCAACAATATCTCCCTCCAAAGGAATTACATATACGATATTGTTAGAATCTACCATACTTCCTTCTTTATAATAATTTTTTGCATATTCTTGAATAGTTATAATTTTATCCTTTCCACCAACCATAGAAATAACATTATCCCAGTAAACATACTTATCAATTAAATTATTATTCATTAAATCTGCAGAAGAAGCTGCAACTAATTCTCCATCTTTTATAATTTTATCTAAATCCTCTCTATTTATTTTTCTATTTAATGAAACTACATCTAGAAAATTATTATAGTTTTTATCTAAAACTCTAACAGTATCTTCCTTTGCCTCTTTGGACATTGTGTTACTAGCTAGATTTTCCATATAACTTTTATAATCTCCAACATGAATAATATTAAACTTTACACCAAATTTATCAGCTAAGCCTTTTATATAGAAATTTTCTTTAAAATATGGGTATATGTTTACATTGGTTGAATTAGCACTTGGCATATATATTTCATTTGCATAAGAAGCTAAATAATAATTTTTTCTACCAACATTTTCAAAGTAAGCAATTATTTTCTTATTAGCTGCTCTTGCCATTGATATTTCATGTGCTAGCTCTTCACTTTGAGCATAACTTAAAGAATCTCCATTTAATTTTAAAATAATTCCTTCAACTCTATCATCATAAGAAATAGCTTCTATACTTTGTAATAAAGTATAGAAATTTATAGAATCATCTTCAAATAAATTTGATTTTAATAACCTTTCATTATAACTATCTGCAAGATTTATTAAAACATAGGCTTTATTTTTTATAGCTACTGTTGGTTTTTCCTCAAAACTTTTAATAGCAGCACTTATAATAATCCCAACAACAAATAAAAACAGAAATAGTTTTATAAAAAATGATAAAATTTCTTTTATCACAAACAATATAAATCTTTTTAGATAGTGTAAAATTTTCATTTTTTCTTTAACTCCTTTATGTAAAAACTTCAATATATTTTATATCATTCTTTAAATTTTAGCAACCAAAATTAATTAAAAATCTAATATAAAATTTTTTTTAAAAAACTTGACTTAAATTATATTTTTTGATAGAATTGACCACACGGTCAATGACTGCACGGTCATTTTAAAAATAGAATATAAAAGGAGATATTGAAAGTGACATGAACTCTGATATAGATAAAAAATATTTAATTTTAGAAAAAGCAAAAGATATGATAATAACTGAGAGTTATAGTAGTCTATCTATAAGTAAATTGACATCAGAACTTAGTATATCTAAAGGAAGTTTCTATACTTACTTCCCTTCAAAAGATAAGATGCTAAGTGAAATTTTAGATGAGTATATTAAAAACATAATAATTTTTAAAAACAATTTATTAGAAAATTCAAAAAATATAGATGAATGTTTAGATTACTATATAAATTCTATATTAAGTTTAACTGATGAGGAATTAAAACTAGAATTAGTAATAACAAATTTAAAAAGAAATTATGAAGTTTTTAATGAAGAAAATTTTAAAAAATTAAAGATAATTGCTTGTACTATGATAGATTTTGTAAAAGAAGTTCTAAATAAATATAAAAATGATATAAATATTGATGAAAAAGATATAGAAAAATGTTCTAAAATGATATTTAGTATAGCTGAGGTATTTCTTATAATGGAAAATGTTGATTTTAATAGTGATAGATTTTCATTTAAAACATTGAATGAAGTTAAAAAAATGTATAGAAGTGACGAGATGAAAGAGCATCTTGAATTTATAAAAAAAAGTATAAAAAAAATTTTATATTAATATAAATTGTTAGGAGGAACAATGAAAAAATTTTTAACAGTATTTCTTTTGATGACAAATATCGTCTTAGCTAGAGATTTAACTTTGGAGCAAGCAATAGATTTATCTTTAAATAATAGTAAAGAAATGAGAATATCTGAAAAGAATTTAGATATTTCAAAATTAAATGTGAGTAAGGCATTTAAAAATGCTTTACCTTCTGTAACATATACAGGTGCCTATACAGTTGGAGAACATGAAAGGAAAATATTAACTCAAAGTGAAAGAAATTATGTTAACAAAAAAAGAGGATATACCCAAAATATAAAATTAACTCAACCTCTTTTTACAGGTGGAACTATTACAGCAGGTATTAAAGGTGCAAAAGCCTATGAAAATATTGCAAGTTATTCATTTTTACAAAGTAAAATTAAAAATAGACTTGATACAATAAAAATATTTTCTGACATCATAAATGCTCAAAGAAATTTAGAGGCTTTATCCTATTCAGAAGGAATTTTACTAAAAAGATATCAAAAACAAGAAGAACAATTAAAATTAAGACTTATAACAAAAACTGATGTTCTTCAAACAGAGTACTCAATAGAAGATATAAAAGCTCAAATGATAAATATAAAAAATATTATAGATACCAATATGGAAAAATTATATATAAGAACAGGAATTAGCAAATCTGAACCTTTAAATTTAGTGCCTTTTGATATTCCTAATAATTTTTCTGAAAAAATAAATTTAGATAGTGATTTAAAACAAGCTATAAATGAAAGTATTTCAGCTAAAATTGCTGAAGAACAAGTAAAAGTTGCCTCAGCAACTAAAATGGCAGCTGTCGGAGATTTACTACCTCAAGTAAGTGCTTTTGCTTCTTATGGAACAGGTGAAAGAACAACATTTGAAAGAAGCTATAAAGATAGTGAATGGACAGGTGGTGTTCAAGTATCTTGGAAAGTATTTTCTTTTGGAAGTGATTTAGACAATTATAGAGTTGCAAAATTACAAGAAGAACAAGAAGAATTAAAAGAAACTTCTACAAAAGAAAATATTGAAATAAATGTAAGAAGTGCTTATCTTAATGTATTAAGTTTAGAAAAACAAATAGCTTCTCAGGGAAAAACCTTAGAAGTTGCAAAAGTTAATTTTGAACTTAATCAAGAAAAATATGATGCTGGACTTATCTCAACAGTTGATTATTTAGATTTTGAAAATACTTATAGACAAGCTAGAATAGCATATAATAAAGTTTTACTTGATTATTACTATGCTTTTGAAACATACAGATCACTATTAATATAATAAAAATAGTTTAAAACTTTATTATAAATGAAGAAAGGGAAAATTTATGAAAAAAATACTAACAATATTTCTTGCAGCTAGTTTATTATTAGTTGCTTGTGGAAAAGATAAAGAAAATACTAAAACAAAGGAAACTAAACAAGAAACTACTACAACCGAAGAACAAAAGGTAGTAAAGTCTGTTGAAGTTGCAGCTGTAACAACAAGAGAAATGTCAAAACTTTTTGAATCAAGTGCTGTTTGGGAGCCATTAGCAAAAGTCGATTTTTCAACAGATAAAGGTGGAACTGTAAAGACTATTTATAAAAAAAATGGTGAGTATGTAAAAAAAGGTGAAGTGATTGTAAAATTATCAGATGCACAAACAGAAGCTGATTTTTTACAAGCTAAGGCAAATTATCAATCTGCAACTTCAAATTATAATATAGCAAGAAATAATTATCAAAAGTTTAAGACACTTTATGATAAACAATTAATTTCATATTTAGAATTTTCTAACTATCAAGCTTCTTATACAAGTGCTCAAGGAAATTTAGAAGTTGCTAAGGCTACATATATGAATGCTCAAAATAGTTATTCAAAACTTGTTGCAAGAGCTGAAATAAGTGGAATTGTTGGTAATTTATTTATAAAAGAAGGAAATGATATTGCTGCAAAAGAAGTTTTATTTACAATTTTAAATGATAAACAAATGCAATCTTATGTTGGTATCACTCCTGAAGCAATTTCAAAGGTAAAACTTGGTGATGAAATAAATGTAAAAATAGATGCTTTAGCTAAAGAATATAAGGCAAAAATCACTGAATTAAACCCTATTGCAGATAGTACAACAAAAAACTTCAAAGTAAAGTTAGCTCTTGATAATCCTGATGGTGAAATTAAAGATGGTATGTTTGGAAATGTTATTATTCCAGTTGGAGAGTCCTCTGTTCTAAGTATAGAAGATGAAGCAATAGTAACAAGAGATTTAGTAAACTATGTATTTAAATATGAAGATGGAAAAGCAAAACAAATTGAAGTACAAGTAGGAGCAACAAACTTACCATATACAGAAATTTCTTCTCCTGAAATAAAAGAAGGTGACAAAATAATTGTTAAAGGATTATTTGGACTTCAAAATAATGATAGTGTTGAAATTAAAAATGGGGTGAATAAATAATGTCATTAGCAGGAATCTCAATACGTAGACCTGTTGCAACAACAATGGTAATGGTATCATTTATTTTCATAGGACTGTTAGCTATGTTTTCTATGAAAAAGGAATTGATACCTAATATAAAAATTCCAGTTGTAACTATTACTACCACTTGGACTGGAGCTGTTAGTGAGAATGTAGAAACACAGGTCACAAAAAAAATTAAAGATAGTCTTTCAAATGTAGATGCTATTGATAAGATACAAACAGTATCTGCTTATGGAGTTTCTAATGTAGTAGTAAACTTTGACTATGGAGTTGACACTGATGAAAAAGTTACTCAAATTCAAAGAGAAGTTTCAAAAATAGCAAATAATTTACCTAATGATGCTAATACTCCATTAGTTAGAAAAATTGAAGCTGCTGGTGGAAATATGACAGCAATTATAGCTTTTAATGCAGATAGTAAAACTGCACTTACAACATTTATTAAAGAACAATTAAAGCCTAGACTTGAAAGTTTACCAGGTATTGGGCAAGTTGATATTTTTGGAAACCCTGATAAACAATTACAAATTCAAGTTGATAGTGATAAATTAGCTTCATATAACTTATCACCTATGGAGCTATATAATATTGTGAGAACATCAGTTGCAACATACCCTATTGGTAAATTATCAACTGGTAATAAAGATATGATTATTAGATTTATGGGAGAATTAGACTATATAGATCAATATAAAAATATCTTAATCAGTTCAGATGGGAATACATTAAGATTAAAAGATGTAGCAGATATTGTATTAACAACAGAAGATGCAGATAATGTAGGATATCTTAATGGAAAAGAATCAGTTGTAGTTTTATTACAAAAATCTTCTGATGGAGATACTATAACTTTAAATAATGCAGCTTTTAAAGTTATAGAAGAAATGAAACCATATATGCCAGCAGGTACTGAATATAGTATAGAAATGGACGCTTCTGAAAATATTAATAGTTCAATTTCAAATGTTTCTAGTTCTGCTATACAAGGTTTAGTACTGGCTACTATAATATTATTTATTTTCTTAAAGAGTTTTAGAACAACAATTTTAATATCTTTAGCCCTACCTGTTGCAATAATATTTACTTTTGCATTTTTATCAATGAGAGGTACAACACTTAATTTGATTTCCCTTATGGGACTTTCAATAGGTGTTGGTATGCTTACAGATAACTCAGTTGTTGTTGTTGATAATATTTATCGTCATATAACGGAATTAAATTCTCCTGTTATGGAAGCTTCTGAAAATGCTACTGAAGAAGTTACTTTCTCTGTTATAGCCTCTGCTTTAACAACTATAGTAGTTTTTCTTCCAATATTATTTATTCCAGGTCTTGCAAGAGAATTTTTTAGAGATATGTCTTATGCAATAATTTTCTCTAACCTAGCTGCAATTATAGTAGCAATCACTATGATTCCTATGTTAGCTAGTAGATTTTTAGATAGAAAATCAATGAAATCAGAAGATGGTAGATTATTTAAAAAAATAAAAGCATTTTATTTAAAAGTTATTAATAAGGCTATTTCTCACAAAGGATTGACAGTTCTTATTATGGTAGTTTTATTTTTCTTCAGTATTTTTGTAGGACCTAAGTTATTAAAATTTGAATTTATGCCTAAACAAGATGAAGGAAAATATTCATTGACTGCTGAGCTACAAAATGGTACTGATTTAAATAAGGCAGAAAGAATTGCAAAAGAGTTAGAAGAAATTATTAAAAGTGATCCTCATACTCAAAGTTACTTAATGTTAGTAAGTACATCTAGTATTTCAGTAAATGCTAATGTTGGTAAAAAAAATACAAGAGATGACAGTGTATTTACGATTATGAATGATATAAGAAACAAAACTTCTAAAGTTTTAGATGCAAGAGTTTCTATGACTAACCAATTCTCTGGTGGGCAAACAAATAAAGATGTTCAATTTTTATTACAAGGTTCTAACCAAAATGAGATTAAACAACTTGGTAAACAACTATTAGAAAAATTACAAAGTTACAATGGAATGGTTGATATATCTTCAACTCTTGATCCAGGAATTATAGAATTAAGAGTAAATATAGATAGAGATAAAATAGCAAGTTATGGTATAAGTCCTACTGTTGTAGCTCAAACAATAAGTTACTATATGTTAGGAGGAGATAAGGCTAATACTGCAACGCTAAAAACTGATACAGAAGAAATAGATGTCTTAGTTAGACTTCCTAAGGATAAAAGAAATGATATAAATACTTTAGCCTCTTTAAATATTAAAGTTGGGGATAATAAATTTGTTAAGTTATCAGATGTTGCTACTTTACAATATGCAGAAGGAACTTCTGAAATAAGAAAGAAAAATGGTATTTACACTGTTACTATTTCTGGAAATGATGGTGGAGTTGGTCTAGGAGCTATACAATCAAAGATAATTGAAGAGTTTAATAATTTAAATCCTCCTTCAACTGTTTCATATAGTTGGGGTGGACAAACTGAAAATATGCAAAAGACTATGAGTCAATTATCATTTGCATTATCAATTTCAATATTCTTAATTTATGCTTTACTTGCTTCACAATTTGAAAGCTTTATAATGCCAATTATAATAATAGGTTCTATTCCATTGGCATTGATTGGAGTTATTTGGGGACTTGTAATATTAAGACAACCTATAGATATAATGGTTATGATAGGAGTAATCCTGCTTGCTGGAGTTGTTGTTAATAATGCCATAGTACTTATAGACTTTATTAAAACAATGAGAACACGGGGTTATGATAAAGACTATTCAATTATTTATTCTTGTGAAACAAGATTAAGACCTATACTTATGACTACAATGACAACTGTATTTGGTATGATACCTATGGCATTAGGTCTAGGTGAAGGTTCTGAGTTTTATAGAGGTATGGCTATTACAGTAATATTTGGTCTATCATTCTCAACTATTTTAACATTGGTTTTAATACCTATATTATATTCAATTGTTGATAGCTTTACTTCAAAATTAATGACTAGAATAAAAGTTATTTCTCGTAAGTCTAAAAAGAAGGAGGCTAAATAATGAATAATATAAAGAATATGAATGACACTGAAAGTGAAAATTTAAAATTTGTAGTATTACATATAAATGACACTCAAGTTAGACTTTTAGAAAAATTTTTTGAAAAAATAGGAATTTATTATTATACTATTGAAGAAAATGTTAAAAGGGCTATTGATAAATCAATAAAACACCAACAAACAAAAGTTTGGCCTGGCTCAGATGCCTTAGTAACATTCCCTTTAGGAGATAAAAAAGTAGATGAGTTTTTAATAAAATTAAAAACTTTTAGAATGGTTTTACCAAAAGGTTTAATATTATCTGTTGCGATTATCCCATTAGAAAAACTTATCAAGAGTGTATATGAAGAAGATATACCTATTGATGAAGAACTAATGGAAGAACTACAAAACGATAAAGACTATAATATTTAAAAAGTAAAAGCTGTTGCAGTTTTGATTTGCAACAGCTTTTCTCTTATTTTAATTTTTTTAATAATTCAACTAAATATTTATAATATTTCTCAACAGAAGCTATCTCCATTCTTTCTTTTGGAGTATGAACATCATAGATATTAGGTCCTATGGAAATCATATCTAAATTAGGATAATGCATAGAAATTGCTCCACATTCAAGCCCTGCATGAATAACAGTTACTTGCATTTTTTCATTAAATAAATCTTGATAAGTTTTTACAGCAGTATCTCTTAAACGAGATATTGGTTTAAATCTCCATTCAGGATAACCACCACTCACTTCATAACTAGCATTGTATTTTTTAACAATAGTAATTATTTTTTCTTCTAAGTTATCCAAAACACTAGGTTCAGAACTTCTCAAAGATAATATAACAGTAATTTTATTATCTATAACTTTAATAATAGCCAAGTTATCTGAACTTTCGACTATATCAGGATATTCTTTTAGCCATGTATTTACTCCTGTTGGCAAATCATTTAAAATTCTTAAAACTTTTTCAAATAAGTCATTTGAATAAATTTCACTATATTTATTTTCTAATTTAGAAATTTCAAAAGTAATATTAGGATCTTGTTCTATATATTTACTTTTGAAGTTTTCAAAAATTTCTTTACTTTTATTCATAAAATTTTGAGAAGAAGATTTATCAATAGCTATATCAAAATAGCATTCTCTTGGGATAGCATTATCCTTTGAACCACCTTTAATATCACATAATTTCATATCAAAATTCTTTTTAATTTCTGATATAACTTCACTCATAACTTTATTAGCATTTAACCTATTTTTATGAATTTCAGCTCCTGAATGTCCTCCACATAAATTTTTAACTTCTAATCTATAAAAGTCAGAATTAGCATTCTCAAATTTTTCTTTTTCTTCATTAAAAGTAATATCTATTTCTCTTCCACCAGCACTACCCACAGTAACCCAAGCTTCTTCTTCTGAATCAATATTAATTAACATTTTACCAGTTAAAATATTTTCTTCAAGTTCTAAGGCTCCTCTCATTGTTGTTTCTTCTTCAACAGTAACAAGTAATTCAATTTCTGGATGTTCTATATTTTCATCTTCAAGAATAGCAAGTCCCATAGCAACTGCTATTCCATTGTCTGCTCCAAGAGTTGTCTTATTTGCTCTTAAAAATTTACCATCAACAATTAAATCAATCCCATCTGTTTTAAAGTTATGATTTGAATCTAGTTCTTTTTCACAAACCATATCCATATGCCCTTGAAGAATTATTCCATCTGAGTCTTCATAACCTTTAGTTGCAGGCTTTTTAATAACAATATTATTAATTTTATCTTGATAAACTTCTAATCCAAGTTTTTTAGCAGTATCTACTAAAAAATTACTCACAGCTTTTTCATTTGCTGATTCTCTTGGAATTTTAGATAATTCTTCAAAATAATAAAATACTCTTTCTGGTTTTAAATTTACTAATTTGTTTGACATTTTTTTACTCCTTCTTAAAAATTATTTTTAGATATTTTTTGAATATAAAATAAAATCTTTTTCACTAGATTCAAAATTTGAATTTAAAAACATTGTAGAAGAGGAAACATTATCTTTTCTTACTAATCCAGTTAAAACTGTCCCTTTCTTTTCTTTTACCATGTTTTCAGCAAATTTAAGTAATTCTTTGCCTATACCCTTATTTCTATGTTCTTCCACCACTGCAACTAAATCTATCCATGCTCCATCATAATGTAGATTAGACATATACAAAATTCCTAAATATGCAACTGGAATATTTTCTGAGTATTTAATAAATAATTGATATTGTTTATTCTTTTTTATTCTTTTACATAACTCATCTACATTAACATCTATATCTTTAAAAGATTTGCTATCTATATAGATTATATCTTCCATCATTTTCTGTGAGCCATCAAATTCTTTTATCATATAACAACCTCTCTCCTTTTTTATACTTTTGACAAGAATTAATCCAATAAACAGTATTGAAAAATCCAACAACTCTTTTCTATTATATAGCTCTATAATAAGCAATTCCATCTATAAACTCATAATTTGCCTTACCAATAGCTCTTAAATGTTCCAAGTTAGCCAAAGCTTCTCCTGTTGCAAACCACTTTTGATTATTAGGGAATTCTTCAAAGTTTTTAGCCCTGTAATCCCAATGCATTTTTGCAGCAATCTGTGCAGCAGAAAATTTTTCTCCTTCTTTTAATAAGCTATACACTTCTGCATTTCTATCAGCATAATGCTTTTGAAGTTCTTCTATTCTAAGTTTAGGATTTTTTATTACTCCCCTATGTGCTGCATAAATTATATCCACTTCCATATTGTAAACTTTATCCAAATTTTTAAGATAAATTCCCAAAATATCTTCATATTTAAATTCCCAAAAACTTATATTAGGAGTTATCTTATTTAAAATATGATCTCCTGAGAATAAG is a genomic window of Fusobacterium nucleatum containing:
- a CDS encoding GNAT family N-acetyltransferase; this encodes MIKEFDGSQKMMEDIIYIDSKSFKDIDVNVDELCKRIKKNKQYQLFIKYSENIPVAYLGILYMSNLHYDGAWIDLVAVVEEHRNKGIGKELLKFAENMVKEKKGTVLTGLVRKDNVSSSTMFLNSNFESSEKDFILYSKNI
- a CDS encoding aminoacyl-histidine dipeptidase; the protein is MSNKLVNLKPERVFYYFEELSKIPRESANEKAVSNFLVDTAKKLGLEVYQDKINNIVIKKPATKGYEDSDGIILQGHMDMVCEKELDSNHNFKTDGIDLIVDGKFLRANKTTLGADNGIAVAMGLAILEDENIEHPEIELLVTVEEETTMRGALELEENILTGKMLINIDSEEEAWVTVGSAGGREIDITFNEEKEKFENANSDFYRLEVKNLCGGHSGAEIHKNRLNANKVMSEVISEIKKNFDMKLCDIKGGSKDNAIPRECYFDIAIDKSSSQNFMNKSKEIFENFKSKYIEQDPNITFEISKLENKYSEIYSNDLFEKVLRILNDLPTGVNTWLKEYPDIVESSDNLAIIKVIDNKITVILSLRSSEPSVLDNLEEKIITIVKKYNASYEVSGGYPEWRFKPISRLRDTAVKTYQDLFNEKMQVTVIHAGLECGAISMHYPNLDMISIGPNIYDVHTPKERMEIASVEKYYKYLVELLKKLK